Proteins encoded in a region of the Gallalistipes aquisgranensis genome:
- the asnA gene encoding aspartate--ammonia ligase, with amino-acid sequence MALCIPAGYRPSLVPETMEQAIKEIKDVFQGHLARELRLRRVTAPLFVLSGTGINDDLNGTERPVSFSVKGMGGRRAEVVHSLAKWKRMKLGAYRIAPGYGLYTDMNAIRADEELDNLHSLYVDQWDWERTIAAEDRNLAFLRGIVEKIYGVLRQTEAAVYAKYPHITPVLPERIEFVHAEDLLRVYPDLTPRQREDEAARRYGAVFVIGIGGALSDGSRHDGRAPDYDDWSTETDPGHCGLNGDIILWNPVLEHAFELSSMGIRVDAEALVRQLAICGCPGRAELDFHRSLLEGRIPLSVGGGIGQSRLCMFLLRCAHIGEVQASLWPEEMTARCAEHGIYLK; translated from the coding sequence ATGGCACTTTGTATTCCGGCCGGTTACCGGCCCAGCCTGGTTCCCGAGACGATGGAGCAGGCGATCAAGGAGATCAAGGATGTTTTTCAGGGGCACCTCGCACGCGAATTGAGGCTGCGCCGGGTTACGGCACCCCTGTTCGTGCTTTCGGGCACGGGGATCAACGACGACCTGAACGGTACGGAGCGTCCCGTTTCCTTCTCGGTGAAGGGGATGGGCGGACGCCGGGCCGAGGTGGTGCATTCGCTGGCCAAGTGGAAGCGCATGAAACTGGGGGCTTACCGGATCGCTCCCGGTTACGGCCTCTATACCGACATGAACGCCATTCGGGCGGACGAGGAGCTGGACAATCTCCATTCGCTTTACGTGGACCAGTGGGACTGGGAGCGGACGATCGCGGCCGAAGACCGGAACCTCGCCTTCCTCAGGGGGATCGTGGAGAAAATATACGGTGTGCTGCGGCAGACCGAAGCGGCCGTCTATGCGAAATACCCTCATATCACGCCGGTGCTTCCGGAGCGGATCGAATTCGTTCATGCCGAGGACCTGCTGAGGGTGTATCCCGACCTGACGCCCCGGCAGCGGGAGGACGAGGCGGCCCGCAGGTACGGGGCGGTCTTCGTGATCGGGATCGGGGGTGCGCTTTCCGACGGCAGCAGGCACGACGGACGGGCTCCGGATTACGACGACTGGTCGACCGAGACGGACCCCGGCCACTGCGGGCTCAACGGCGACATCATCCTCTGGAATCCTGTGCTGGAACATGCCTTCGAACTCTCGAGCATGGGCATCCGGGTGGATGCGGAGGCGCTGGTCCGTCAGCTGGCGATATGCGGGTGTCCCGGGCGTGCGGAGCTGGATTTCCACCGATCGCTGCTCGAGGGGCGGATTCCCCTCTCGGTGGGAGGCGGGATCGGCCAGTCGCGGCTCTGCATGTTCCTGCTGCGCTGCGCCCATATCGGCGAGGTACAGGCGAGTCTCTGGCCCGAGGAGATGACGGCCCGCTGTGCCGAACACGGGATTTATCTGAAATGA
- a CDS encoding aminotransferase class I/II-fold pyridoxal phosphate-dependent enzyme has translation MKIVGEPKAFLSNEALQLLDLYRSLGERAEIFLPRHIFDNLTNFVSLCMEEPDDPAKQQAEINKYLLRFREDIPGYVDVSLMLIPHNNSKAFELSNKRGRFVRKIDRLIDTDGTTAELKTLLRNIRESHDLSVGTPPVNSYTIDFMSQLQLGGHVRDLRKYRDVIGVTGDINEAHWNYMMDTLEQMISQSTHYTTNAEKTDFLNRSRWTVNFKGLNGMIRTVVSGNADKAVELLKGDVFNAASVVVMDSPSPEELYERMTADTTSIFVVKVRHARINHYTGERWFPLLTRLVIVDDSKESRSSNTSLVFCFHNGIINTLNKVHTKKLGSPANTQLNLRLILENVNASYLTEFREKIEAQIETYSKELEQMLAEQTGDPSDIEKRITLFKLDAFSRQVVQDKYSLEKLRDFIFFLENCHKQENKQVQTQELIDEFEKRMNSYFYAGNPHIDIVTILEGGGRNQIRTFGQYLRQKPFNNLNSKIRYACRLILDIIPSCYERTLKNHFHKNFGINLFLEKYKEYLTKTGREADNKGRFEKFLIDLGIRDRYFALGEEDRDIVKNFLSALGNLDQTSVSDSVQMIIRDLLFNPNGRPKPYVIYNAVQAWEYKDLLPDDLFDINPFDIEIENLPDGRLAYDRLIDRLKRIKSTLSLFDDSGSLWDLFCENTTILVNDPNNPTGYTDFNSESVNEFLRFLNSSRITLFLDEAYAESVKIEDPEMPKWRTLSRYIMNNINAQSKIRAISSLSTTKNLAATGERLGAIATTPQAAPFAEFARRCNSAEHGNNNSLLMLNNSLETAQVAKSIKDEMEAKLPKNASRTNIKKAIVGFIKAQIDKTERSNRKSIANQLHRTAGFEGSPLYLFLLDELVALDKLDVLGLPDDFKYKDEPFFSYYQSKLVANLNRFRVNKNFRSESLRRLSMAKQTAARLLEKFGTDALEVVDSDGSYLFNFRIRGGASYADLLAFCGALAENRGIATVPYPTGLVRFAVGGFIRSGAEGMKVFSAEIEDAFSIFIRYWLRFAELRADAANKEVGSQELLCRMFSAAKDQEFIDTVIADYAASAKYPKDKAPSLQIRDVRSLYHASPERSGVTITTIGRSANSVIELHGDLIGSCSDVFEFIRSQAFTKIYENLLAQVYKRVPALADMDFNTVSSRYSKAVLLKYITNKKTFQPNHHVLDNPEEKNIMREVLIEMENLLFSDSKMKILAINATGDPALDKAKLEGLNSILKKYIREILLHFNLPFEKESLEPSRREIIRTAGETFTEITGIPLSELNLNIWVDEYIRNLRELPRFREIPLSGKSIGFIQDAITAGVNNFAEITDKILYLYLLNNDNSFYRMICERLRYFSDRIGETEDGEIKMFTEEFVTSILPDQLQEISNYIMRKRDIKIAESEIYSVARRVVRFYISLVKRTKGTDYYNRYAHTLVRIVETAFRKQNSSVNEMVQHGISLYKGFEMENKALETFEGGRIGWINELMSKCGVISSEQPVQEHTRIVTDAKKREYPFHKIDRVELKKRDGEPDPESPTDYIRWINPRPEPGFFADRLARFVANMDSDDYRCKVVKHGIVKELVIFQKGYMKYLTDNYRLNYTEDISLHDIRNFVPDVISLLGAPEKLISFPQIGYFDIKGPAGNIKTIVTPLKSEADYFGDVKKPRLTVINEKVKELGGIPRHGSLFLVEENDGSVFVVEICGDSGVGKSEMIAAFVLKWMKNNLEGIRSVKMIAGDMFHEFQDAEGNLYGIGTEVGDFSRTTDFDPDYIKYYKYLFDTSADSNVDDLNSRSTVSGMCDITMPFKIDIMLSASNYAKEEGGITRVDNPENFLLYIDAHGERKEKATSQDGPNFQRTLKRYTADKNIVDVIARHGNYLDDVLDWDWVASERKYYLASSFKLLDKIDIVEIVKMIFVGKRFKANDIAYTIRDVAFDMIQNRFIATTVYCEGGTEIETRTKIDRRIFSSIFDSLASTPGGQPFIAEEGQVECVRHLIDCLRGGKDGKGKARLIQCGVLSTEIGKKGREITGPQKAAAALKQLIQEVRTSKPEINEGKIKVKRLINEKYHHIFGGRMNSSELWRYNFYLYQLENMRKADLRRMDNKSKKVDISNLVDFTPSDRSKEFSPLLVTPNLNIELTSFGETFEELMSLPNYPDFAEEFAARTGKLYVAEGYSEETNINNMIVQLLLMEDYISPDDIARGSVIEKVNRETIAAAKYAVVQFLASRTAEAAAKAPAARTAPQRTSQAKGKK, from the coding sequence ATGAAGATAGTCGGTGAGCCCAAGGCATTCCTGAGCAACGAAGCGCTGCAACTGCTGGACCTCTACCGTTCGCTGGGCGAGCGGGCGGAGATATTTCTGCCGCGCCACATTTTCGACAACCTGACCAATTTCGTCAGCCTCTGCATGGAGGAACCCGACGACCCGGCCAAACAGCAGGCCGAGATCAACAAATACCTGCTCCGTTTCCGCGAAGACATACCCGGCTACGTGGATGTCTCGCTGATGCTGATCCCCCACAACAACTCGAAGGCGTTCGAGCTGAGCAACAAGCGGGGCCGCTTCGTGCGCAAGATCGACCGGCTGATCGACACCGACGGCACCACGGCCGAACTGAAGACCCTGCTGCGCAACATCCGCGAGAGCCACGACCTGTCGGTGGGCACGCCGCCCGTGAACAGCTACACGATAGACTTCATGAGCCAGCTCCAGCTGGGCGGCCACGTGCGCGACCTGCGCAAGTACCGCGACGTGATCGGCGTGACGGGCGACATCAACGAGGCCCACTGGAACTACATGATGGACACGCTCGAGCAGATGATCTCCCAGAGCACCCACTACACCACCAATGCCGAAAAGACCGATTTCCTGAACCGGAGCCGCTGGACGGTGAACTTCAAGGGGCTCAACGGCATGATCCGCACCGTCGTCTCGGGCAACGCCGACAAGGCCGTCGAACTGCTCAAGGGCGACGTGTTCAACGCCGCGTCGGTGGTGGTGATGGATTCGCCCTCGCCCGAGGAGCTCTACGAGCGGATGACCGCCGACACCACCAGCATCTTCGTGGTGAAGGTGCGCCACGCCCGCATCAACCACTACACGGGCGAACGGTGGTTCCCGCTGCTCACGCGGCTGGTGATCGTGGACGACTCGAAGGAGTCGCGCAGCTCGAACACCTCGCTCGTATTCTGCTTCCACAACGGCATCATCAACACCCTGAACAAGGTACACACCAAGAAGCTGGGATCGCCGGCCAACACGCAGCTCAACCTGCGGCTGATCCTGGAGAACGTCAACGCCTCCTACCTCACCGAATTCCGGGAGAAGATCGAAGCCCAGATCGAGACCTACTCGAAGGAGCTGGAACAGATGCTCGCCGAGCAGACGGGCGATCCCTCGGACATCGAAAAGCGGATCACCCTCTTCAAGCTCGACGCCTTCTCCCGCCAGGTGGTGCAGGACAAGTATTCGCTCGAAAAACTGCGCGACTTCATCTTCTTCCTCGAAAACTGCCACAAGCAGGAGAACAAGCAGGTGCAGACGCAGGAGCTCATCGACGAGTTCGAGAAGCGGATGAACAGCTATTTCTACGCCGGCAACCCGCACATCGACATCGTGACGATCCTCGAAGGCGGCGGCCGCAACCAGATCCGCACCTTCGGCCAGTACCTGCGCCAGAAGCCGTTCAACAACCTGAACAGCAAGATACGCTACGCCTGCCGGCTGATCCTGGACATCATCCCCAGCTGCTACGAGCGCACGCTGAAGAACCACTTCCACAAAAATTTCGGCATCAACCTCTTCCTCGAGAAATACAAGGAATACCTCACCAAAACAGGACGCGAGGCCGACAACAAGGGCCGTTTCGAGAAGTTCCTGATCGACCTGGGCATCCGCGACCGCTATTTCGCCCTGGGCGAGGAGGACCGCGACATCGTGAAGAACTTCCTTTCGGCGCTGGGCAACCTCGACCAGACCTCGGTGTCCGACTCCGTGCAGATGATCATCCGCGACCTGCTCTTCAACCCCAACGGCCGGCCCAAGCCCTACGTCATTTACAACGCCGTGCAGGCGTGGGAGTACAAGGACCTGCTGCCGGACGACCTGTTCGACATCAATCCGTTCGACATCGAGATCGAGAACCTGCCCGACGGACGGCTGGCCTACGACCGGCTGATCGACCGGCTGAAGCGGATCAAATCGACCCTTTCGCTCTTCGACGACAGCGGCTCGCTGTGGGACCTCTTCTGCGAAAACACCACCATTCTGGTCAACGACCCGAACAACCCCACGGGATACACCGACTTCAACAGCGAATCGGTCAACGAATTCCTCCGTTTCCTCAACAGCAGCCGGATCACCCTTTTCCTCGACGAGGCCTACGCCGAGAGCGTGAAGATCGAAGACCCCGAAATGCCCAAATGGCGCACCCTCTCGCGTTACATCATGAACAACATCAACGCCCAGAGCAAGATACGCGCCATCTCATCGCTCTCCACGACCAAAAACCTGGCCGCCACGGGCGAGAGGCTGGGCGCCATCGCCACCACGCCGCAGGCCGCCCCGTTCGCCGAGTTCGCCCGCCGCTGCAACAGCGCCGAACACGGCAACAACAATTCGCTGCTGATGCTCAACAATTCGCTGGAGACGGCGCAGGTGGCCAAGAGCATCAAGGACGAAATGGAGGCCAAGCTGCCCAAGAACGCTTCGCGCACCAATATCAAGAAGGCGATCGTGGGCTTCATCAAGGCTCAGATCGACAAGACCGAGCGCAGCAACCGCAAGAGCATCGCCAACCAGCTCCACCGCACGGCAGGATTCGAGGGTTCGCCCCTCTACCTCTTCCTGCTGGACGAACTGGTGGCCCTCGACAAGCTGGACGTACTGGGTCTGCCCGACGACTTCAAATACAAGGACGAACCCTTCTTCTCCTACTACCAGAGCAAACTGGTGGCCAACCTCAACCGCTTCCGCGTCAACAAGAATTTCCGCAGCGAATCGCTGCGGAGGCTCTCGATGGCCAAACAGACGGCCGCCCGCCTGCTCGAAAAGTTCGGCACGGACGCGCTGGAAGTGGTCGATTCGGACGGCTCCTACCTCTTCAACTTCCGCATCCGGGGCGGCGCCTCCTACGCCGACCTGCTCGCCTTCTGCGGCGCGCTGGCCGAGAACCGGGGCATCGCCACGGTTCCCTACCCCACGGGACTGGTGCGCTTCGCCGTGGGCGGTTTCATCCGCTCGGGCGCCGAAGGCATGAAGGTCTTCTCGGCCGAGATCGAGGACGCCTTCTCGATCTTCATCCGCTACTGGCTCCGTTTCGCCGAACTGCGCGCCGACGCCGCCAACAAGGAGGTCGGCTCGCAGGAGCTGCTCTGCCGCATGTTCTCCGCCGCGAAGGACCAGGAGTTCATCGACACGGTGATCGCCGACTACGCCGCCTCGGCCAAATACCCGAAGGACAAGGCCCCCTCGCTCCAGATACGCGACGTACGCTCGCTCTACCACGCCTCGCCCGAACGCAGCGGCGTGACGATCACCACCATCGGCCGCTCGGCCAACTCGGTGATCGAGCTCCACGGCGACCTGATCGGCTCGTGCAGCGACGTCTTCGAGTTCATCCGCAGCCAGGCGTTCACCAAAATCTACGAGAACCTGCTGGCACAGGTCTACAAGCGCGTTCCGGCCCTGGCCGACATGGACTTCAACACCGTCTCCTCGCGCTACTCGAAGGCCGTGCTGCTGAAATACATCACCAACAAGAAGACCTTCCAGCCCAACCATCACGTGCTGGACAACCCCGAGGAGAAGAACATCATGCGCGAGGTGCTCATCGAGATGGAGAACCTGCTCTTCTCGGACAGCAAGATGAAGATTCTGGCCATCAACGCCACGGGCGACCCCGCCCTCGACAAGGCCAAGCTGGAGGGGCTCAACTCGATCCTCAAGAAGTACATCCGCGAAATCCTGCTCCACTTCAACCTCCCCTTCGAGAAGGAGAGCCTGGAGCCGAGCCGCCGCGAGATCATCCGCACGGCCGGGGAGACCTTCACCGAGATCACGGGCATTCCGCTGAGCGAACTGAACCTCAACATCTGGGTGGACGAGTACATCCGCAACCTGCGCGAACTGCCCCGTTTCCGGGAAATCCCCCTCTCGGGCAAGAGCATCGGCTTCATCCAGGACGCCATCACGGCCGGGGTGAACAACTTCGCCGAGATCACCGACAAGATTCTCTACCTCTACCTGCTCAACAACGACAACTCGTTCTACCGCATGATCTGCGAGCGGCTCCGCTACTTCAGCGACCGCATCGGCGAGACCGAGGACGGCGAGATCAAGATGTTCACCGAGGAGTTCGTGACGAGCATCCTGCCCGACCAGCTGCAGGAGATCAGCAACTACATCATGCGCAAGCGCGACATCAAGATCGCCGAGAGCGAAATCTACTCCGTCGCCCGCCGCGTGGTGCGGTTCTACATCAGTCTGGTCAAACGCACCAAGGGCACCGACTACTACAACCGGTACGCCCATACCCTGGTCCGCATCGTGGAGACCGCCTTCCGCAAGCAGAACTCCAGCGTCAACGAAATGGTGCAGCACGGCATCTCCCTATACAAGGGCTTCGAGATGGAGAACAAGGCGCTCGAAACCTTCGAGGGCGGCCGCATCGGCTGGATCAACGAACTGATGAGCAAGTGCGGCGTGATCTCCTCCGAACAGCCCGTCCAGGAGCACACCCGCATCGTGACCGACGCCAAGAAGCGCGAATACCCGTTCCACAAGATCGACCGCGTGGAGCTGAAAAAGCGCGACGGGGAGCCCGATCCCGAGTCACCCACGGACTACATCCGCTGGATCAATCCGCGGCCCGAACCCGGCTTCTTCGCCGACCGCCTGGCCCGTTTCGTCGCCAACATGGACTCCGACGACTACCGCTGCAAGGTGGTCAAGCACGGCATCGTGAAGGAGCTGGTCATCTTCCAGAAGGGCTACATGAAATATCTGACGGACAACTACCGGCTCAACTACACGGAGGACATCAGCCTGCATGACATCCGCAATTTCGTGCCCGACGTCATCAGCCTGCTGGGCGCTCCCGAAAAGCTGATCTCCTTCCCACAGATCGGCTACTTCGACATCAAGGGGCCGGCCGGCAACATCAAGACGATCGTCACCCCGCTGAAATCCGAAGCCGACTACTTCGGCGACGTGAAGAAACCGCGCCTGACGGTCATCAACGAAAAGGTGAAGGAGTTGGGCGGCATCCCGCGGCACGGTTCGCTCTTCCTGGTGGAGGAGAACGACGGCAGCGTCTTCGTGGTGGAGATCTGCGGCGACAGCGGCGTGGGCAAGAGCGAGATGATCGCGGCCTTCGTGCTCAAGTGGATGAAGAACAATCTGGAGGGCATCCGCTCGGTGAAGATGATCGCCGGCGACATGTTCCACGAGTTCCAGGATGCCGAGGGCAACCTCTACGGCATCGGCACCGAGGTGGGCGACTTCTCCCGTACCACGGACTTCGACCCCGACTATATCAAATATTACAAATACCTCTTCGACACCAGCGCCGACAGCAACGTGGACGACCTCAACTCGCGGAGCACCGTGAGCGGCATGTGCGACATCACGATGCCCTTCAAGATCGACATCATGCTCAGCGCCAGCAACTATGCCAAGGAGGAGGGCGGCATCACGCGCGTCGACAATCCGGAAAACTTCCTGCTCTACATCGACGCCCACGGCGAACGCAAGGAGAAGGCCACCAGCCAGGACGGCCCCAACTTCCAGCGTACGCTCAAGCGGTACACGGCCGACAAGAACATCGTGGACGTGATCGCCCGCCACGGCAATTACCTCGACGACGTGCTCGACTGGGACTGGGTGGCCTCCGAACGGAAATACTACCTCGCCTCGTCGTTCAAACTGCTCGACAAGATCGACATCGTGGAGATCGTGAAGATGATCTTCGTGGGCAAGCGGTTCAAAGCAAACGACATCGCCTACACCATCCGCGACGTCGCCTTCGACATGATCCAGAACCGCTTTATCGCCACCACCGTCTACTGCGAAGGCGGCACGGAGATCGAGACCCGCACGAAGATCGACCGCCGGATATTCAGCTCCATCTTCGATTCACTGGCCTCCACCCCGGGCGGACAGCCCTTCATCGCCGAGGAGGGACAGGTCGAGTGCGTGCGTCACCTGATCGACTGCCTGCGCGGCGGCAAGGACGGCAAGGGCAAGGCCCGCCTGATCCAGTGCGGCGTGCTCTCGACCGAAATCGGCAAGAAAGGGCGCGAGATCACCGGCCCGCAGAAGGCCGCCGCCGCCCTCAAACAGCTGATCCAGGAGGTGCGCACCAGCAAGCCCGAGATCAACGAGGGCAAGATCAAGGTGAAACGCCTCATCAACGAGAAGTACCACCACATCTTCGGCGGACGGATGAACAGCAGCGAACTGTGGCGCTACAACTTCTACCTCTACCAGCTGGAGAACATGCGCAAGGCCGACCTGCGCCGCATGGACAACAAGAGCAAGAAGGTCGACATCAGCAACCTGGTGGACTTCACCCCCAGCGACCGCAGCAAGGAGTTCTCGCCGCTGCTGGTGACGCCCAACCTGAACATCGAACTCACGAGCTTCGGCGAGACGTTCGAGGAGCTGATGAGCCTGCCGAACTACCCCGACTTCGCCGAGGAGTTCGCCGCCCGCACGGGCAAGCTCTACGTGGCCGAAGGGTACAGCGAGGAGACCAACATCAACAACATGATCGTCCAGCTGCTGCTCATGGAGGACTACATCTCCCCGGACGACATCGCCCGCGGAAGCGTGATCGAGAAGGTCAACCGCGAGACGATCGCGGCGGCCAAATACGCCGTGGTGCAGTTCCTGGCCTCCCGGACGGCCGAGGCAGCGGCCAAGGCCCCCGCAGCCCGGACAGCCCCGCAGCGCACCTCGCAGGCCAAAGGGAAGAAATAA
- a CDS encoding phage holin family protein, giving the protein MEQENQPNRAERLIQELVSYLNLRLDAFKLNMVENLSLVFGNMTAVFIAALLAGMALLLFTAALVWWLGTVLGSFLLSIILVGALYLAAAWIVFLLRDRLITDRMVRMFSQMFFNPRNKYDDGDPK; this is encoded by the coding sequence ATGGAACAGGAGAATCAGCCGAACAGGGCTGAACGCCTGATACAGGAACTGGTCTCGTATCTGAACCTGCGACTGGACGCCTTCAAGCTGAACATGGTGGAGAACCTCTCCCTCGTGTTCGGCAACATGACGGCCGTCTTTATTGCCGCGCTGCTGGCCGGAATGGCGCTTCTGCTGTTCACTGCGGCGCTGGTGTGGTGGCTGGGCACGGTGCTGGGCTCGTTCCTGTTGTCCATTATCCTGGTGGGGGCGCTCTATCTGGCGGCGGCCTGGATCGTGTTCCTGCTGCGCGACAGGCTCATCACCGACCGGATGGTGAGGATGTTCAGCCAAATGTTTTTTAACCCGAGAAACAAATACGATGACGGAGACCCGAAATAA
- a CDS encoding YtxH domain-containing protein → MKQSNVLAFIGGAIAGAAVALLLAPKKGGDLRHDIKAYVEKEVKRGKKQIKEAIDEVLPAQQASANIEK, encoded by the coding sequence ATGAAACAGTCTAACGTTCTTGCGTTTATCGGCGGAGCTATCGCCGGTGCCGCCGTTGCCCTGCTGCTCGCCCCCAAAAAAGGCGGCGACTTGCGCCACGACATCAAAGCCTACGTGGAAAAAGAGGTGAAAAGGGGTAAAAAACAGATCAAGGAGGCCATCGACGAGGTGCTGCCCGCACAGCAGGCTTCCGCCAATATCGAAAAATAG
- a CDS encoding NAD(P)H-dependent flavin oxidoreductase, translated as MKSLRIGDLKISLPIVQGGMGVGISLSGLASAVANEGGVGVISSAGLGLLYRRLSPDYCKASILGLKEELRKARERTRGVIGVNVMVAMSNFADMVRTSIAERADIIFSGAGLPLDLPSYLDGRSRTKLVPIVSSVRAFRLICQKWTNGYDYLPDAVVVEGPKAGGHLGYKREEIDNGAFSLEKTLPEVVACAREWSDRYGKPIPVIAAGGIYTGEDIYRIMELGASGVQLGTRFVTTEECDAAEGFKQAYIASRKEDIGIIQSPVGMPGRAISSEFIRNVEQGLERPRTCAFHCIRTCDYKKSPYCIMLALYNAARGNFRHGYAFCGANAYLADRITTVRETISTLVGEYRERRERARNEAAERWKK; from the coding sequence TTGAAGTCGCTCAGAATAGGCGACCTGAAAATATCGCTTCCCATCGTCCAGGGCGGCATGGGCGTAGGCATCTCCCTGTCGGGACTGGCCTCGGCCGTGGCCAACGAAGGAGGCGTGGGAGTCATCTCCAGCGCCGGACTCGGCCTGCTCTACCGGCGCCTCTCCCCGGACTACTGCAAGGCCAGCATCCTCGGCCTGAAAGAGGAGCTGCGCAAGGCCCGCGAACGGACCCGCGGCGTGATCGGCGTGAACGTCATGGTCGCCATGAGCAACTTCGCCGACATGGTTCGCACCAGCATCGCCGAACGGGCCGACATCATCTTCTCCGGCGCCGGCCTGCCGCTCGACCTGCCCTCGTATCTCGACGGCCGTTCCCGCACGAAACTGGTCCCGATCGTCTCCTCCGTCCGCGCTTTCCGGCTGATCTGCCAGAAATGGACGAACGGATACGACTACCTGCCCGACGCCGTGGTGGTCGAAGGGCCCAAGGCGGGCGGACACCTCGGCTACAAGCGCGAGGAGATCGACAACGGAGCCTTCTCCCTCGAAAAGACCCTCCCCGAGGTGGTGGCTTGCGCCCGCGAATGGAGCGACCGCTATGGCAAACCGATTCCCGTGATCGCGGCCGGCGGCATCTATACGGGCGAAGACATCTACCGCATCATGGAGCTGGGCGCCTCGGGCGTGCAGCTGGGCACCCGTTTCGTCACCACCGAGGAGTGCGACGCCGCCGAAGGGTTCAAACAGGCCTACATCGCCTCCCGCAAGGAGGATATCGGCATCATCCAGAGCCCCGTGGGTATGCCCGGACGCGCCATTTCGAGCGAATTCATCCGCAACGTGGAGCAGGGTCTCGAACGCCCCCGCACCTGTGCGTTCCACTGCATCCGCACCTGCGACTACAAAAAGAGCCCCTACTGCATCATGCTGGCGCTCTACAACGCGGCCCGGGGCAATTTCCGCCACGGCTACGCCTTCTGCGGCGCCAACGCCTACCTCGCCGACCGCATCACCACCGTGCGGGAGACGATCTCCACGCTGGTCGGCGAATACCGGGAGCGCCGCGAACGCGCCCGGAACGAAGCCGCCGAACGCTGGAAAAAGTAG